In Candidatus Kryptoniota bacterium, the sequence TCCGCCAGGACGGATCCACCGCGTCAGTCGAAGTGACGAGTATGCATGCGACTTATCACGGGAAACCTTCTATTCAAAGCGCGTTCCGGGACGTAACCGAACAGAGGCAGCTTGAAGATCGGATGCATCTTCAGAGTGCCGCCCTGAATGCCGTGACCAACGCCGTGGTCATTACGGACCGGAGCGGAAAGGTCGAATGGATCAATCCTGCCTTTGAGAAACTAACCGGCTACAACGCCCTTCAGGCGGTCGGTGCGGATATCGGAGACCTTGTCGGGTCTGGAAAACAGGATGAGAGCTTCTACAAAGAAATGTGGAATACGATACTTACCGGCAAACCTTGGCGGGGTCAGCTTGTAAATAGGCGCCGCGATGGAGGTCTTTACAATGAATGGATGACTGTCACCCCTGTGGCGGGCGACGACGGGCAGATAGCGCATTTCATCGCGACTAAGGAAGATATAACTGAGCGCAAATCGTTGGAAGATGAGCTCACCCAAGCGCAGAAACTCGACGCGATCGGGAGACTGGCAGGCGGTATCGCGCATGACTACAATAATATACTCGGCGTGATTCTCGGATATGGAGAGCTCATCAAGGGACGGCTGCAGGAAGAGGAATCGGTCCGTAAACAGCTCGACGCCATAATTGCTGCGGCGCGAAGAGGGTCTGACCTTACTAAACAACTTCTCTCGTTTGCACGGCGGGAAGCTGTATCTCCCAAGGTGCTGGATGTGAATTCATCTATAACATCGATCATGGAAATGCTTCATCAACTTATAGGCGAGAACATTTCGCTCGTGTTCAATCCAGGAAGGAACCTGTGGAACGTTGAAGCCGATCCGTCCCAGCTTGACCAGATACTGGTTAATCTTGTGACTAACGCCCGGGACGCAATTGATGATGTAGGAACGATCACCATAGAGACCGCGAACGTCCTCCCCGGCGAAGATCGTTTAGTCGGTCTTACTGACCGTATGCGCGGCGGATCGATAAGGATCTCGGTTACCGATACCGGCAAAGGGATTGAGCGAGGAATGTTGAAAGAAATATTCGAGCCGTTCTTTACCACGAAGGTGAAAGGGCACGGCACGGGTCTCGGCCTCTCGATGGTATACGGGATAGTGAAGCAGAACGATGGATCGATAGAAGTAAAGAGTGAGCCGGGGATGGGGACAACGTTCGACATATACTTTCCGTCCGCGGCGGGGGAACCGGAAAAGTCGGCAGAATCGTCGGCAGACGCGATACAGAAGGGAAACGCGACGGTTCTGATAGTCGAGGATCAGTCGGACCTGCTCGAATCGGCGAAGAAGAGTCTCGAAGAATACGGGTACAGGGTGTTCGCTGCTCTGGATCCGCATGACGCGATCGCAATGTGCAAAGAGTTCAGCGGGAGCATCGACCTTCTTCTCGCGGACGTGATAATGCCGGCGATGAACGGCAGCGAGCTGAGTCGCAGGATCGGTAAGATAAAGCCGGGAATTAAGACACTGTTCATGTCGGGGTACGCTGCAGACATGCTCGAGCCTCCGCGCGGAGTCGGCAAAGGAGTGGATTTCATACAGAAGCCCTTCACACCCCACGACCTCGCCGGCAAGGTGCAGAAAGTGTTGGAGAAAGGATGACTTGAGTCGAACCGGTTATAAAGTCTAGTCGCAATCTCAGTCATTCTTAGTCCCGAAGGATCCATTCCCATCTTTCATCGTGGACGCCGACGGTCCGCAGGCATGGTGAAAGATTTCAGTCGGTCTAATCAAGCATTATCGAGTGACATTATCGTGATCGCTGCCTGGTGTGGAAGTCTCCGAGTTCTCGATGGGGTATGAAAGTAAGGCGGAGACTTTGACTATCATCACCGAGTGGTTCGCTCTCTTGACTCGAATAAAGAGGTTAAGCATATTTCAGCAGTGTCGGGCGGGTGCTTGGTCGCATAAAATTGCGCACACCCTGAATTAAGGAAGCGAATCATATCCAATGTCGTGCGATGTTTTTCCATAGTTGGGAGAATCAAAGTCATGAAGACAAAGTATTTCCTCATGTCGGTTACCTATGTCTTGTTATTCGGGAATCCAAACGTTTTCGGGCAGTGGGTTCGGCTGACGCCCCAGTACAGTCCTGATATTTGGGCACTTGCCCAGCAGGGACCGGTGATTTACGCGGGAATGGACAACGGTATTTTCAAATCGACCGATTACGGTTCTACCTGGAGCGCTTCAGGACTGACAGGAACGAACGTGCGCGCAATCTTCATAGGCGATGAGGTGGTCTACGCAGGAACTGACAGCGGAGTTTACAGTTCCACAAACAACGGTTCGACCTGGTTGTCCGACGGCCTACTCGACACGTCTATCTCCTCGCTGTGCCGCCTGGGAGACCTCATGTTCGCAGGCACCGCTGGCAGAGGTGTATTCTTCACGTCCGACAACGGCGTGACCTGGAATTTGGCGGGACTGAGCCAAAGTGCAGTTAAATCCGTCGCCTCGATTGGCACGAAGGTTCTAGCCACGGTTCCGTCCGTGGGAGTATTCGCCTCCGCAGATAGCGGCAGAAGCTGGAATGATTTTGATATCGGACTGTCCACGACAAACGTCGGACCTCTCCTTGTCGATAGTCTCGCGGTCTATCTCGGCACAATCAATGGCGTCTACACATCGTTGGACAGTGGGAGAAGTTGGGCCCCAAAAAATTCCGGATGGACATACGGAATGGTCACAGCATTAGCTGGAGCCGGAGCTGATCTGGCGGCTGGTACATCGGTGAATGGAATACTGTATTCCGCGGATACAGGAACTACCTGGAAATGTTCCAACCTTACATCATGGACAAATTACATAGTCTCACTTGCTATCAATGCTATTGCACTTACTGGCTCAGACACTTCCATGTTTGCCGGGACATCATCGTTCGGTGTATTTCATTCGACAAACGCAGGAATAACCTGGACTCCGCAGGGCCTTACGTCGACGCCTGTACGCGCTCTGGCTGCCGACAATTGAAATTTGTTTGAGGGCACAAATGGTGGAATATTTCTTTCGAACGACAATGGAATTACCTGGAGATCAGTTAATCTCGGACTAACATGGCCCGAAGTATCTTCGATGGTGATAAAAGACTCCAGTATATATGCGGGCACATTCGCGGATTCAGGCGGCGTGTTCCACTCGTTAAACAACGGGAGAAGCTGGACGCTAACAAATTTGAGAGGCCGACAGGTATACTGCCTTGCGATGCACGATTCCATTTTGCTCGCAGGCGGTCCGGCTGGACCAAGTTATTCCGGAGGACTTTTCATTTCTACAGATGGAGGCCAGTCGTGGACTCAGTCTATCAATCGTGGAGTACTTGGAATCAATTCTGTTGCCATAGGTGACACCAACCTGTTTGCTACGGACTTAAACAACCAGGGAATATTCGTATCTACCAACCGCGGTGAAAGCTGGTCGTCCCAGCTTGGTGGAAGTTCGATCGCTGTAATGGGGACGTCCATTTTCGTGGGAGCGTTTTATAATTCGATCGGGTTCTTCTCGAGGGATAACGGCAAAACCTGGACAGAAACCATGACCCCTGGAGATATCTTCTCCGTTTTAGTCAACAACGATACAATATTTGCAGCAACAGATCACGGCATATTTGCATCGGCTGACTCAGGCTTCACTTGGGCAAATATTGGGTCGGGACTGAACAGCGCTTGGTTCTACAGTTTGACAATTTCGAACGGATTTTTGTACGCCGGATCAGCTGCAGGCCAAGTATGGCAACGACCGCTTTCCGGAATTTTGATCAACGTTCTCCGCGCGCCCACATTGCTGAGTCCGAAGAATGACTCTACCGTCAATTGCGACTCTGTAGAATGTGTTTGGGCATCCGTCCCGGGAGCGGCGAGCTACAGGCTTCAAGTAGCACTCAACCCTGACTTTACAAACCTCCTATGCGATGTGTACCCAATTGCCAATACAATATTCAATTTCAGGAACATTGCCCGCGGTGAAGAATATTACTGGAGGGTTAGCGCCGCCGATTCATCAGCTATGAGCAATTGGTCGTTTGTGTGGGAGTTTCATGGTGCGGTGGACACCAACCGGCGGAGTGTAAAGTGGTCACAGACGGACTTTTCAGCTTCGCGCGTGCAAGCGCTAACGGTACTAGACAGCGCGATTCTTGTCGGAACAAGTTCGAGCGGAGTATTCCGTTCTAGTGATAACGGACTAACATGGATGCCATTGGATTCTGGCCTGACATGTACAAATATTTCTTCGTTAGCAACGAACGGTGAAGATCTTTATGCGGGGACTTATTCTGATAGCGGAGGTGTGTTCAGATGGGTAAGAGAATCTGGAAAATGGTCCCTCACCACTCTTGCTTCTCGGCAGATCTATACGATTGCTGCCTCTGGGACCTACACACTGGCCGGCGGGCCATCCGGGTCAGATTATACGGGAGGGTTGTTCCTCTCGACTAATCAGGGTTCGTCTTGGACCCAATCTATTAACAGAGGATCATCAGGGATCAGCTCTCTTGTCATCTCAGGAAATGATGTGTACGCGACAGACTTGAATGACCAGGGGATATTCGTTTCAACGGACCACGGGTCCACTTGGAATTCCCAATACGGAGGAAGCTGTATCGCTGTCATGGGGAACAGCATATTTGTGGGAGCTTTCTATCGGGACGGTGGCTATCGTTCGACTGACAACGGGGCGACATGGTCGTACATCGGGAATAGTCCTCTCCCTGAAACTAGTACGCTTTTCCCCATAGGAAGTAGTTTGATAGCGGCTGGCGAGCACGGTGGTGTCTTCACAAGCTATGATGCAGGACTGACGTGGACGGAAGTAGACAGCGGATTGACGGAAGCTGTCACATCTTTCACAATGAACAGAGGGTATCTGTTTGCAGGTACAGCAAACGGTCATGTTTGGAAAGGGATCCTCTCGGACATACCTACAATTACACGCAGTGGAGCCCAGCAGGTCCCCTTGAGCTATCAACTCAGGCAGAATTACCCCAACCCATTCAACCCTTCGACAACCGTCAGCTTCGACTTGTGGCAGACTTCGAGAGTTAAGCTTGAGATATTCAACTTGCTCGGACAGCAAGTGAGGATTATGGACCTCGGACTTATGGGTGCTGGAAGTTATGCGGACACCGTTGATATGTCGCATTACGCAAGCGGAGTTTATTTCTATCGAATTGAAGCGGTGGGAGTGGACGGGCAGCAGTTCATCGCAACTAAGAAGATGGTCCTAATGAAATAATTCTTGAAGGTGGTCCGGCGGGCCTAGCTCCATTGGCCCGCCGTCTTCGCTTGGTAGAAACTTCCGAGACGGAATCTGAAGAAATGTAGACAGTCAAAATGAGGGATCGTGGGACGTTGAAATGGCCCGGGGCGATTTCACCTCTTGACTCCTTCAACAATCACTGCATCCAGCGTTCTCTCCCCAAGTTCTATTGCATTTATGTCGTCAATCCGGCTCTCAAACGGGCCCTTACTCTCTGCATCGAACCCTATCGAATTCAACACTTCAACTAGAGCCGAAGTGTCGTACATACATTTGTGAGGGAACTGAAGAAAGCTCGCGAAGAAGTCTTTCAGGCGGTTGTTTCTGGTCTCGTAAAGAACGCCAAGGCTCTCGACAAGGTCATCGGCCCGCATCTTGCCGGTTCTATATTTCTCAACCAAAACTTTCAGATCCGGAACTACGATTCGAATAACTCCTCCTGTTCGCAATACCCTGTGACACTCCGTCAGCAATCTTAAGCCGTCCTTCTTCGAGAAGTGTTCGACTATGTGCGACGCGTAAACGACATCCGCCTCCCCGTCTCCCCAGGGAAAACGTTTCTGCAGATCCCTGACCAGGACGCCATCCCAATTCCATGGATTGCCATGTGGATCAAGATCGAACAGTTTCAATTTCCTGTTAATGAGGTTGTATAGTGGTACCCTTGATAAACGGGCGCCCATGGAATAATCCACGTTGACCCATCCTGCTGGCTTAACAGACCCGCAGCCGATATTAATCTTCATCTCGTCATCCTTTTGCTGATAGCAAATATAGGGAATCTGCCCCTACTTCCTCAAGAAAAAGATCACGAGATAAAACGTTCCCTAACGAGGCAAGTCATCAGTCGACCTTTCAACGTTGTTGAAACATTTGAGTTATTCGGCAATGTTGGTTATCACCAATCCGGAAGTCAACGAACCGCCGGAGCTACCGCGTAGGCGGCTGAGCCGGGTGTGGCTTCCCGAAGTTCCTTACCTGCTTCAAAGTTTGATATTCTCACGAAGTGATTTTATAATATACCGGTATGCTTACTACAACACAGATGCTGGTACGCCTCGGCGTCGCAGTATTCCTTGGTCTCCTGGTCGGGCTTGAAAGGGAATCCATCGGGAAGGAGGCAGGCGTAAGGACGGATATGCTGGTCTCCGCGGGCGCTGCTCTATTCTCCATTGCCGGACTCTCACTCCCTTACATAATCTCGGTAGGAAATCTTTCCGACGTCATTGCAAGGAACAGCGGGTTCCTGACGGTGATTGCTAATATCGTGGTCGGCATCGGCTTCCTCGGCGCTGGCATTATCGTGAAACAGGGAGTCCACGTCAGAAGTGTCACGACCGCAGCCACAGTTTGGTATGTGGCGGCAGTCGGCGTACTCTGCGGCATCGGCTTGATGGAGCTTGCCGCAATCGCAACGGGTGGAATGATCGTTCTCCTTCTCATCCTGAGAGGACTCAACATACCACTCCTCTTCGACAGGGAAGATCGTAAAGAATAGGTAAGGGTTGCTGCCGTTCTCGAGGAACGGGCTATTGGGGACTGTGCTCTAACTACTTTGCTGCAGTGAGTGCATTTATCACTTTCTATTTCAATCCTCGTTTGATCGAACAGAACTGATTCAAGTCTTTACTTGTTAAGCCTGATGACGACCTCTAACAGGTCTGCCTCAGTTGTGCCGGTCTCTGCCACAGACGTTTTTTGTGAATTCAAAGAGCATTGGAGTGATTCAATGAGAAGTTTCTTTATAATGATGACCGCGCTTGTGACGTCCGCATATGCGCAGGTTGGCGACGCAGTAAAGCTAAAGAATCCCATCGGCTGGGAATTACATTCCGGTGCAGTCTCGACCGCGAGGTTCTACAAGTCCAACAGTTTGAGCAATCAAAAAACAATTCAATCATCCCCATGGCAGGCGATCGGCCCGGCCCCGATGCAGAGCGGATTCTATTCTTATGTTTCAGGGAGAGTCAGCTCACTGGCCGTCGACCCTACAGATTCGACCGTTGTGTATTGCGCTGCTGCCGGCGGAGGTCTCTGGAAAACAAGCGACGGCGGAGCGTCATGGACACCTCTCACCGACGATTTCCCCGAGCTCTCATCAGGCTCGGTCGCGATTGATCCCTTACACACGAATATTGTCTACTACGCAACAGGCGAACTCAATTTCAATCTTGACGGGTATCCTGGCGCAGGAATGTATAAGTCGACGGATGGCGGCAGCTCTTGGACCCAGATGACGATTCCCGCCGGCGGCGGACTCTATTACGCAAGCAAGGTTGAAGTCGCTCCTTCAAACGACTCGATTGTCTACGTTGCGGGATATTACGACGTATACAAGTCGACGAACTTCGGTCAAAGCTGGACCGAACTTCACCTTACGAACGGCGCCGTCGACGACATCGTGATCGATCCTGCGGACGCAAGAAAGGTTTATGCTTCCTACGGCGACCTGTTTGCAGGCGACAGTGCAAATTACGGAATCTATAAATCCACAGACGGAGGTTCATCCTGGTCTCGCCTGTCGAGCGGACTTCCTCCGTCGTCGCAGGTAAGCAGGATCTCACTTGCAATTGCAAGGAACAATGATCAGGTGTTGTATGCGGCCATCAACGGGAACAAGCCCGGGAGCACCACGACCGACACGAACAGGGTTTACAAATCAACGAACGGTGGAGCTAGCTGGTCGTTGCTATCATCTGTGACTGCAACTTCAGACTTCGGTGGTGGACAGGGATGGTACAACAATGTCATCTCGGTAGACCCGACAAATTCTAACATTGTCTACCTCGGTGGGATCGATTTCTGGAAATCGACAAACGGCGGAAGCAGCTGGACAAATCTCACCGACGCGTATGGAAGCTACACCGGTGCCAACATTCACCCCGATCAGCACGCGATCTCATTTTCGGGCGGCAGCGGATCGTTCTTCTACATCGGAAACGACGGGGGTATATGGAAAACCTCTGACGGCGGGAGTACATTCACTAACTGCAACACGAACCTGCAGACGATTCAGTATTACGCGATCGACGCCGACCAGAACAATTCGCCTATTACAGTCGGCGGAACTCAGGATAACGGTACGGAAGAAGACTCGCTCCCATCGCTCGTGTGGAGTGAGATTAACGGCGGAGACGGCGGATACGTCCTCATCGACCCGAAGAACTCGAACAATATTTTTGCTGAATACGTTTTCGGAGCGCTCGTCAAGTCGACCGACGGCGGATCGACTTTCAATTCCATTACATCCGGCATAAACGAGTCCGGATACTGGACCACTCCCTATGTTATGGATCCGAATAACGACGCCCATCTATTCACGGGCACCTCGAAAATTTACAAAACTACGAATGGCGGCTCGCACTGGAGTTCTGTAGGCGGAATTTTGGTTTCGGCGTCCACATTGATTACGACGATGTCTATATCTCCGGCGAACGACAGCATTATCTACGCAGGCCTCAGCGGTTACAGGGGCGCGAGCGGGACAGCGTACCTTTTTGTCTCGACGAATGGTGGAAGCAGCTGGACCAACGTAACGAGCAAGCTTCCCACAAGCTGCGACTTTTGCCGGGTCACTGCCGACCCGACCCACTCTGGCTCTGCATATCTTGCCGTGCTCTCGGGTTCGGCGCATGTCCTGAAAACAACTGATCGCGGCCAGACATGGACAGCTATCTCTTCGACTCTCACAGGATTTGACGATGTCCCGACAAAAATAATCTGTGTGGATTCACTCACGGGTTACATATACGGCGGCACTTATTCCGGAGTATATCTTTCAACGGACGATGGCACATCATGGTCGAAGTTCACATCCGGGCTGCCCGACGCGGTAGTTGATGACATTGCGATTCAGTATTCTTCTCACAATTTGCGTGTCGGGACGCATGGAAGAGGGACGTGGCAGCTCGCGCTGAGCGATGTCTCTCTCCCGGCACAACTCCTAAACTATACTGGGAAGACAGCTGGAAACGGGATCGCTCTTTCGTGGACCACCGCGTCGGAACAAAACAATTCCGGATTTGTCATCATGAGGAAGAGCAGAACTGATTTGAGCTATGTGACTATTGCCAATTATCTGACCGATCAGTCACTACGAGGCGAGGGAACAAGTCCGTCCGGAAGGAGCTACGAGTTCACGGATGACAACGTGCTGCCCGGCAACTATTACGATTACCAGATCACAGAAGTAGGTGGTGGCGGGCTCACAAGGACTTACGGACCGATAGAAGTTTTCACGACTCCTGCGCCGAAAGATTTCGTCCTTCATCAAAATTATCCGAATCCCTTCAATCCATCCACGGACATTTCTTACGAGGTGCCACACGGGAGCCGAGTGTCCTTAACCTTATACAACACGCTCGGCGAAAAGATTGCAGATCTGGTCAACACATATCAGTCAGCGGGAAGATATGACGTGCAATTTAACGGCGGCAATCTCGCCAGCGGAATCTACTTCTGCCGGATCGTGGCTGGCGGCTATGCTCGCACAATCAAACTGGTCCTGCTGAAGTAGGCGAACTGTGTTCTCCGATTTCGGCTGGAAGTGTTTGTGCAAAGGTCCGGCTGCTTACAACTGTTCGGTCATCATATTTTGAATTTCAGCGCGCTGAATGCCAGGGAAACGGCTTTCGCTTTCGTGGGATAAATAAGTGGCTCCATGTCCCCAAACCCCAGATCGAAATCCCAGTATCTTGTACTTATCCCGGTTCCCGCGGACCATCTCATGCCATGGTCACCTCCGAACCTCACGCCCGTTCTGATTGGAATCGTGTAAAAAGGTCTCCACTCCGCCCCGACACCGTACTCTGGACTCGTGGAGTTTCCGAAGTTGTTGTTGAGTCCTCGCCTGAATTCTAAAGCCACTATGATCTGTCCGGGAACGCCGTGAAGAATTTCATCCGGATGTACAGCGATAGATATGCCGACTTTTGTCGGAAGAGAAGTGGTGAAATGTGACGATGGGGAGCTAGTTCCTTTGATTACCGTTCTCAGGACATTTTGGATTGAGTCCACGACTTCGGATACATCAATATCCTGGGGCGTTGGACTTGAATAGCCGGAATAGACTATCGTAGTGTCGGCGGAAGTTGCTAAGTCGTTGCGGGACCAGTAGATCTTGCCAAGATCGGTAACACTTATCCCGAGAGTGAAAAATCGAAAGAGCCTTGCGGACATGCCGAAATCTGCCCCGATTCCCATGCCTGCCGGGTGAAAAGGATCAAAGGCTTTCAGATCTTTCCCGCTTTCATTATCCGGGTTCTCACTAAAAATTGCGCTTGCTATGCCCGATTGCTGCGACGTGAAGTTGACCTTCAATTCGCAGTCGTAGGTTTCGGGGTCGGTATAAATAGAGCTGTTCCGCGATACCACAGTCGCGTAACCGTAACCCGCGACATACTTCGGCGCCACGCCTATAACAATGTCGCTGATTTGAGATCTGGAAATCTTGGTGAGATCAGGAATTCGAAGCGCAAGATCCACTGATGACTCAGTGTACCACCAAATGGATCCGGCTAACTTGTTCCAGTTAAAGGTTGAGCCGGGTGAATTCCCGTTCAAAGGAAAGAGGACGGTGCTCGGGAGTTCAAGTTTCGATCCGGCGATTTCGTCAATTGCCACCCCCACTCCAAAATTCCCGCTGCTCCATGATAATCCGATTACTCGTGCATTCACTCCGCCAAGGAAATTACCGACGCTGTCGGGGAATGCCGCGAGGATCGACGCCTTGTCTGAAGCGGTAAGCACCTTTCCGTTTTCATCTCCCCGGTTGTTGTATTGTCCAGTTCCTGTGAAGTACTTGTTATAGAAATCAATATCAACCACATCATTGCCGGCGTACAGACTCACGGGAAGGAATTCGATCACCAGGATTCCTTTCGGACCACTCAAGAGGTTTGCAGGATTTGTGCCGATCGCATCGACATCGCTCGACATGGCAATCGAATTATTGCCCATCGAAACGAGACGTGCCGGGAGGAGCTCCTGTGCGTTCAATATGGATAGTGCGGTAATGACTCCCGCAAGGACAAGAAAAAGTCGAGTCAATACGGTTGCTCAGTCATTTGAGCTCGCGCGAAGCTTGAACTCGCCCTTCATCTTAAGAGCGACATAACTCGTCCGCTGGAACTGGACCGTCTGCTCCCCCTCCGGTGTCGAAGCCGTGACGAGGAACTCTAGACACGCATGCTCCAGCATTTTGGCTTCGGGGGCGGTAACGCTGACGACAAGTGCACTGAATACAGGCAGCGCGACTGTTCCATCATCGTTGAACCTGGTGGGTGAGGCGACGCTAAACTGCCCGGTATCCGGGAGAACGAAGAGGACTTTATGTGTAAGTGTGTCGAGCGCCATCACAGAAAACCTGACGCCGATTGGAAGCGCGTTTGTAATCTCGAAAGTTATCCTGCCGCTGTCGACATCATCGAGACCCTTTTTCGTTTCAGCGGACAGCTGGAGGTTTCCGGAAACCAGAGTATAGTTGAAGTCTTTCAATCCGACATCGAGCGGGCACATTATTAGGGCGGTTCCGCCGAATGCATCATTTTTTGAAATCGTGCCAGCCTCATTTGTGGGGTTGAGCATTGCCGTACGGTCGATTATGAATCTGTCGGGAAACGACCCGGTGTTGCTGATGAAACGATTGAGCATATCGGCGAAGCATTTCCCAAGTACCACATCGTTTCCCTGCGACCCGGGGTAAAG encodes:
- a CDS encoding T9SS type A sorting domain-containing protein, with protein sequence MFEGTNGGIFLSNDNGITWRSVNLGLTWPEVSSMVIKDSSIYAGTFADSGGVFHSLNNGRSWTLTNLRGRQVYCLAMHDSILLAGGPAGPSYSGGLFISTDGGQSWTQSINRGVLGINSVAIGDTNLFATDLNNQGIFVSTNRGESWSSQLGGSSIAVMGTSIFVGAFYNSIGFFSRDNGKTWTETMTPGDIFSVLVNNDTIFAATDHGIFASADSGFTWANIGSGLNSAWFYSLTISNGFLYAGSAAGQVWQRPLSGILINVLRAPTLLSPKNDSTVNCDSVECVWASVPGAASYRLQVALNPDFTNLLCDVYPIANTIFNFRNIARGEEYYWRVSAADSSAMSNWSFVWEFHGAVDTNRRSVKWSQTDFSASRVQALTVLDSAILVGTSSSGVFRSSDNGLTWMPLDSGLTCTNISSLATNGEDLYAGTYSDSGGVFRWVRESGKWSLTTLASRQIYTIAASGTYTLAGGPSGSDYTGGLFLSTNQGSSWTQSINRGSSGISSLVISGNDVYATDLNDQGIFVSTDHGSTWNSQYGGSCIAVMGNSIFVGAFYRDGGYRSTDNGATWSYIGNSPLPETSTLFPIGSSLIAAGEHGGVFTSYDAGLTWTEVDSGLTEAVTSFTMNRGYLFAGTANGHVWKGILSDIPTITRSGAQQVPLSYQLRQNYPNPFNPSTTVSFDLWQTSRVKLEIFNLLGQQVRIMDLGLMGAGSYADTVDMSHYASGVYFYRIEAVGVDGQQFIATKKMVLMK
- a CDS encoding PAS domain S-box protein, producing the protein MREDSMPSFKRNREEVVTDENLHRSIFEQNPLPMLIHDPDSQMFIGVNDAAIRKYGYSREEFLKMSIEDLGTDEKESDIDREDGQSSNGEKIGHHRLKSGELIDVELTSHGLEFSGHKAVFTVVHQINSRTKAAPKTRRDILEEIPVGYYRTVPQRSFVEVNHAFAQMLGYTTEEMLSLDVPDELCFNRDETMVGKVGQDFPFKPKIFRLRTREGNEVYIEDFSRYVRDNEGKVVFREGICRRVTDVEAAEEKSIELEEGHRALVDQMPVAVAVHTDWKLAYLNRAAEKLTGTAEPGGAVGRSFLEFVHPESLAAALEHVEAIMNNIENIDTAELKMLRQDGSTASVEVTSMHATYHGKPSIQSAFRDVTEQRQLEDRMHLQSAALNAVTNAVVITDRSGKVEWINPAFEKLTGYNALQAVGADIGDLVGSGKQDESFYKEMWNTILTGKPWRGQLVNRRRDGGLYNEWMTVTPVAGDDGQIAHFIATKEDITERKSLEDELTQAQKLDAIGRLAGGIAHDYNNILGVILGYGELIKGRLQEEESVRKQLDAIIAAARRGSDLTKQLLSFARREAVSPKVLDVNSSITSIMEMLHQLIGENISLVFNPGRNLWNVEADPSQLDQILVNLVTNARDAIDDVGTITIETANVLPGEDRLVGLTDRMRGGSIRISVTDTGKGIERGMLKEIFEPFFTTKVKGHGTGLGLSMVYGIVKQNDGSIEVKSEPGMGTTFDIYFPSAAGEPEKSAESSADAIQKGNATVLIVEDQSDLLESAKKSLEEYGYRVFAALDPHDAIAMCKEFSGSIDLLLADVIMPAMNGSELSRRIGKIKPGIKTLFMSGYAADMLEPPRGVGKGVDFIQKPFTPHDLAGKVQKVLEKG
- a CDS encoding DUF5723 family protein — translated: MTRLFLVLAGVITALSILNAQELLPARLVSMGNNSIAMSSDVDAIGTNPANLLSGPKGILVIEFLPVSLYAGNDVVDIDFYNKYFTGTGQYNNRGDENGKVLTASDKASILAAFPDSVGNFLGGVNARVIGLSWSSGNFGVGVAIDEIAGSKLELPSTVLFPLNGNSPGSTFNWNKLAGSIWWYTESSVDLALRIPDLTKISRSQISDIVIGVAPKYVAGYGYATVVSRNSSIYTDPETYDCELKVNFTSQQSGIASAIFSENPDNESGKDLKAFDPFHPAGMGIGADFGMSARLFRFFTLGISVTDLGKIYWSRNDLATSADTTIVYSGYSSPTPQDIDVSEVVDSIQNVLRTVIKGTSSPSSHFTTSLPTKVGISIAVHPDEILHGVPGQIIVALEFRRGLNNNFGNSTSPEYGVGAEWRPFYTIPIRTGVRFGGDHGMRWSAGTGISTRYWDFDLGFGDMEPLIYPTKAKAVSLAFSALKFKI
- a CDS encoding MgtC/SapB family protein is translated as MLTTTQMLVRLGVAVFLGLLVGLERESIGKEAGVRTDMLVSAGAALFSIAGLSLPYIISVGNLSDVIARNSGFLTVIANIVVGIGFLGAGIIVKQGVHVRSVTTAATVWYVAAVGVLCGIGLMELAAIATGGMIVLLLILRGLNIPLLFDREDRKE
- a CDS encoding T9SS type A sorting domain-containing protein yields the protein MRSFFIMMTALVTSAYAQVGDAVKLKNPIGWELHSGAVSTARFYKSNSLSNQKTIQSSPWQAIGPAPMQSGFYSYVSGRVSSLAVDPTDSTVVYCAAAGGGLWKTSDGGASWTPLTDDFPELSSGSVAIDPLHTNIVYYATGELNFNLDGYPGAGMYKSTDGGSSWTQMTIPAGGGLYYASKVEVAPSNDSIVYVAGYYDVYKSTNFGQSWTELHLTNGAVDDIVIDPADARKVYASYGDLFAGDSANYGIYKSTDGGSSWSRLSSGLPPSSQVSRISLAIARNNDQVLYAAINGNKPGSTTTDTNRVYKSTNGGASWSLLSSVTATSDFGGGQGWYNNVISVDPTNSNIVYLGGIDFWKSTNGGSSWTNLTDAYGSYTGANIHPDQHAISFSGGSGSFFYIGNDGGIWKTSDGGSTFTNCNTNLQTIQYYAIDADQNNSPITVGGTQDNGTEEDSLPSLVWSEINGGDGGYVLIDPKNSNNIFAEYVFGALVKSTDGGSTFNSITSGINESGYWTTPYVMDPNNDAHLFTGTSKIYKTTNGGSHWSSVGGILVSASTLITTMSISPANDSIIYAGLSGYRGASGTAYLFVSTNGGSSWTNVTSKLPTSCDFCRVTADPTHSGSAYLAVLSGSAHVLKTTDRGQTWTAISSTLTGFDDVPTKIICVDSLTGYIYGGTYSGVYLSTDDGTSWSKFTSGLPDAVVDDIAIQYSSHNLRVGTHGRGTWQLALSDVSLPAQLLNYTGKTAGNGIALSWTTASEQNNSGFVIMRKSRTDLSYVTIANYLTDQSLRGEGTSPSGRSYEFTDDNVLPGNYYDYQITEVGGGGLTRTYGPIEVFTTPAPKDFVLHQNYPNPFNPSTDISYEVPHGSRVSLTLYNTLGEKIADLVNTYQSAGRYDVQFNGGNLASGIYFCRIVAGGYARTIKLVLLK
- a CDS encoding methyltransferase domain-containing protein encodes the protein MKINIGCGSVKPAGWVNVDYSMGARLSRVPLYNLINRKLKLFDLDPHGNPWNWDGVLVRDLQKRFPWGDGEADVVYASHIVEHFSKKDGLRLLTECHRVLRTGGVIRIVVPDLKVLVEKYRTGKMRADDLVESLGVLYETRNNRLKDFFASFLQFPHKCMYDTSALVEVLNSIGFDAESKGPFESRIDDINAIELGERTLDAVIVEGVKR